The following coding sequences are from one Stigmatopora nigra isolate UIUO_SnigA chromosome 10, RoL_Snig_1.1, whole genome shotgun sequence window:
- the phtf1 gene encoding putative homeodomain transcription factor 1 isoform X1, producing the protein MARISWYQEKIGAYDQQVWEKSLEKTDLNVRYMGLDSKPKRTGHIKNDLIDVDLVRGSTFSKAKPQSPWTALTRKGLVRVLLFPFFFSWWIQVTSKPISSCILLLYFMQVAAVMLYVEVPGASASEAFGPLCLMLLLGTVHCQIVSTECSRWPTNGPAAGNGGSSPTRRRRPRKGRGQKRLDEKNEGKEKDTQLPVPIEEFQQPMKESKRKSGLGVSDELSSEEEGCVQPGDGIPADPWPPSVRRRKTKAAVGTQKIAGALKLKPRVVDRLRPSGGSRPASDTDDTLWEELLQDPDSASTGSSDSEDNGRFFGGLALQQNVQLSSDDESLQKGMAGHHLSWLQACHPSRDRVSAIIWELGECKKADMSVLEISGIILTRVKLAEQGVGYLVFGGLVTATLALLPFAFRLAQRLSMSNLGTPSPAELLEVAFSPANVHAYAFFFITTVLRVCLTGLFFFMMCVAERTYKQRLLFAKHFSHLTSARKAKKSEIPHFRLKKLQNIKMWLSLRSFLRRRGPQRSVDVIVSTIFLLALSISFIICAQLLQSHKTFLDSLTNWELMLWASSLVLFLLRLATLGSETNCKYSNSSVLLTEQINLYLKIEKKPNKKEELNIVNNVLKLATKLMKELDTPFRLLGLTVNPLIYNITRVVILSAVSAVVSDLLGFNIRLWKIKP; encoded by the exons ATGGCTAGAATATCCTGGTACCAAGAGAAG ATTGGAGCCTATGACCAACAAGTCTGGGAAAAATCTTTGGAGAAAACAGATTTAAATGTAAGATACATGgg TTTAGACAGCAAGCCCAAAAGGACCGGCCACATCAAGAACGACCTTATCGACGTCGACTTAGTTCGAG GGTCCACTTTCAGCAAAGCTAAACCACAGAGTCCCTGGACGGCACTGACTCGTAAGGGTTTGGTCCGTGTACtgctttttcccttctttttctcATGGTGGATCCAGGTCACCTCCAAGCCAATTTCCTCCTGCATTTTGCTGCTCTACTTTATGCAAG TGGCTGCCGTGATGCTCTACGTGGAGGTCCCTGGGGCAAGTGCCAGCGAGGCATTTGGGCCTTTGTGTCTTATGCTTTTACTGGGGACTGTACACTGTCAGATTGTGTCCACAGAGTGTAGCCGATGGCCCACGAACGGTCCGGCTGCTGGGAATGGAGGTAGCAGTCCCACCCGTAGAAGGAG ACCCAGAAAGGGCAGGGGCCAGAAGAGACTGGATGAGAAGAATGAAGGCAAGGAGAAGGACACACAGCTGCCGGTGCCAATTGAGGAATTTCAGCAGCCCATGAAAGAg AGCAAAAGAAAGTCTGGCTTGGGCGTGTCGGACGAGCTCTCAAGTGAGGAAGAGGGGTGTGTCCAACCAGGGGATGGGATTCCTGCGGACCCCTGGCCACCATCTGTGCGCAGAAGAAAGACCAAAGCTGCTGTCGGGACTcag AAAATAGCTGGGGCGTTAAAGCTAAAACCACGAGTAGTGGACCGCTTACGACCAAGCGGTGGCTCCCGACCGGCCTCCGACACTGATGACACCCTGTGGGAGGAGCTCCTCCAGGACCCCGACTCCGCCTCCACGGGGAGCAGCGACAGCGAGGACAACGGGAGGTTCTTCGGCGGCCTGGCGCTGCAGCAGAACGTCCAGCTGAGCAGTGACGACGAAAGCCTGCAAAAAGGCATGGCAGGG CATCACCTCTCCTGGCTTCAGGCATGTCACCCTTCCAGGGATCGAGTCAGCGCCATTATATGGGAACTTGGCGAGTGCAAGAAAGCAGACATGTCTGTTCTGGAGATCAGTGGGATCATCCTCACTCGG GTGAAACTCGCTGAGCAAGGCGTGGGATACTTGGTGTTCGGCGGGCTGGTAACAGCTACGTTGGCACTCCTTCCCTTTGCTTTCCGCCTGGCACAGCGCTTAAGCATGTCCAACTTGGGAACACCGTCGCCAGCAGAGCTCCTGGAGGTTGCCTTTAGCCCGGCTAATGTGCACGCCTATGCATTCTTCTTTATCACCACCGTGCTAAGAGTGTGCCTCACGGGGCTCTTCTTTTTCATGATGTGCGTAGCGGAGAGGACCTATAAGCAG AGACTTTTATTCGCCAAACACTTCAGTCACCTGACGTCCGCTCGCAAAGCCAAGAAATCTGAGATTCCTCACTTCCGACTGAAGAAGCTGCAAAACATCAAGATGTGGCTTTCCCTGCGTTCCTTCCTCAGG AGACGAGGGCCACAGCGCTCCGTAGACGTCATTGTTTCCACCATCTTCCTCCTTGCCCTTTCCATCTCTTTCATCATCTGTGCGCAG CTTCTGCAGAGCCACAAGACCTTCCTGGACTCGCTAACTAACTGGGAGCTGATGTTATGGGCCTCGTCACTCGTCCTCTTTCTTCTACGACTCGCCACGCTGGGGTCCGAGACCAACTGCAAGTACAGCAACTCCTCAGTGCTGCTTACCGAGCAG ATTAATTTGTATCTGAAGATTGAGAAGAAACCCAACAAGAAGGAGGAGCTCAACATTGTGAATAATGTTTTGAAGCTGGCTACTAAACTCATGAAG GAACTGGACACGCCGTTCCGCCTTCTAGGCCTGACCGTCAACCCGCTCATCTACAACATCACCAGGGTTGTCATTTTGTCAGCTGTGTCCGCCGTGGTCAGCGACTTGCTGGGTTTCAACATCAGA CTTTGGAAAATCAAACCCTAA
- the phtf1 gene encoding putative homeodomain transcription factor 1 isoform X2 has translation MARISWYQEKIGAYDQQVWEKSLEKTDLNGLDSKPKRTGHIKNDLIDVDLVRGSTFSKAKPQSPWTALTRKGLVRVLLFPFFFSWWIQVTSKPISSCILLLYFMQVAAVMLYVEVPGASASEAFGPLCLMLLLGTVHCQIVSTECSRWPTNGPAAGNGGSSPTRRRRPRKGRGQKRLDEKNEGKEKDTQLPVPIEEFQQPMKESKRKSGLGVSDELSSEEEGCVQPGDGIPADPWPPSVRRRKTKAAVGTQKIAGALKLKPRVVDRLRPSGGSRPASDTDDTLWEELLQDPDSASTGSSDSEDNGRFFGGLALQQNVQLSSDDESLQKGMAGHHLSWLQACHPSRDRVSAIIWELGECKKADMSVLEISGIILTRVKLAEQGVGYLVFGGLVTATLALLPFAFRLAQRLSMSNLGTPSPAELLEVAFSPANVHAYAFFFITTVLRVCLTGLFFFMMCVAERTYKQRLLFAKHFSHLTSARKAKKSEIPHFRLKKLQNIKMWLSLRSFLRRRGPQRSVDVIVSTIFLLALSISFIICAQLLQSHKTFLDSLTNWELMLWASSLVLFLLRLATLGSETNCKYSNSSVLLTEQINLYLKIEKKPNKKEELNIVNNVLKLATKLMKELDTPFRLLGLTVNPLIYNITRVVILSAVSAVVSDLLGFNIRLWKIKP, from the exons ATGGCTAGAATATCCTGGTACCAAGAGAAG ATTGGAGCCTATGACCAACAAGTCTGGGAAAAATCTTTGGAGAAAACAGATTTAAAT GGTTTAGACAGCAAGCCCAAAAGGACCGGCCACATCAAGAACGACCTTATCGACGTCGACTTAGTTCGAG GGTCCACTTTCAGCAAAGCTAAACCACAGAGTCCCTGGACGGCACTGACTCGTAAGGGTTTGGTCCGTGTACtgctttttcccttctttttctcATGGTGGATCCAGGTCACCTCCAAGCCAATTTCCTCCTGCATTTTGCTGCTCTACTTTATGCAAG TGGCTGCCGTGATGCTCTACGTGGAGGTCCCTGGGGCAAGTGCCAGCGAGGCATTTGGGCCTTTGTGTCTTATGCTTTTACTGGGGACTGTACACTGTCAGATTGTGTCCACAGAGTGTAGCCGATGGCCCACGAACGGTCCGGCTGCTGGGAATGGAGGTAGCAGTCCCACCCGTAGAAGGAG ACCCAGAAAGGGCAGGGGCCAGAAGAGACTGGATGAGAAGAATGAAGGCAAGGAGAAGGACACACAGCTGCCGGTGCCAATTGAGGAATTTCAGCAGCCCATGAAAGAg AGCAAAAGAAAGTCTGGCTTGGGCGTGTCGGACGAGCTCTCAAGTGAGGAAGAGGGGTGTGTCCAACCAGGGGATGGGATTCCTGCGGACCCCTGGCCACCATCTGTGCGCAGAAGAAAGACCAAAGCTGCTGTCGGGACTcag AAAATAGCTGGGGCGTTAAAGCTAAAACCACGAGTAGTGGACCGCTTACGACCAAGCGGTGGCTCCCGACCGGCCTCCGACACTGATGACACCCTGTGGGAGGAGCTCCTCCAGGACCCCGACTCCGCCTCCACGGGGAGCAGCGACAGCGAGGACAACGGGAGGTTCTTCGGCGGCCTGGCGCTGCAGCAGAACGTCCAGCTGAGCAGTGACGACGAAAGCCTGCAAAAAGGCATGGCAGGG CATCACCTCTCCTGGCTTCAGGCATGTCACCCTTCCAGGGATCGAGTCAGCGCCATTATATGGGAACTTGGCGAGTGCAAGAAAGCAGACATGTCTGTTCTGGAGATCAGTGGGATCATCCTCACTCGG GTGAAACTCGCTGAGCAAGGCGTGGGATACTTGGTGTTCGGCGGGCTGGTAACAGCTACGTTGGCACTCCTTCCCTTTGCTTTCCGCCTGGCACAGCGCTTAAGCATGTCCAACTTGGGAACACCGTCGCCAGCAGAGCTCCTGGAGGTTGCCTTTAGCCCGGCTAATGTGCACGCCTATGCATTCTTCTTTATCACCACCGTGCTAAGAGTGTGCCTCACGGGGCTCTTCTTTTTCATGATGTGCGTAGCGGAGAGGACCTATAAGCAG AGACTTTTATTCGCCAAACACTTCAGTCACCTGACGTCCGCTCGCAAAGCCAAGAAATCTGAGATTCCTCACTTCCGACTGAAGAAGCTGCAAAACATCAAGATGTGGCTTTCCCTGCGTTCCTTCCTCAGG AGACGAGGGCCACAGCGCTCCGTAGACGTCATTGTTTCCACCATCTTCCTCCTTGCCCTTTCCATCTCTTTCATCATCTGTGCGCAG CTTCTGCAGAGCCACAAGACCTTCCTGGACTCGCTAACTAACTGGGAGCTGATGTTATGGGCCTCGTCACTCGTCCTCTTTCTTCTACGACTCGCCACGCTGGGGTCCGAGACCAACTGCAAGTACAGCAACTCCTCAGTGCTGCTTACCGAGCAG ATTAATTTGTATCTGAAGATTGAGAAGAAACCCAACAAGAAGGAGGAGCTCAACATTGTGAATAATGTTTTGAAGCTGGCTACTAAACTCATGAAG GAACTGGACACGCCGTTCCGCCTTCTAGGCCTGACCGTCAACCCGCTCATCTACAACATCACCAGGGTTGTCATTTTGTCAGCTGTGTCCGCCGTGGTCAGCGACTTGCTGGGTTTCAACATCAGA CTTTGGAAAATCAAACCCTAA